A genomic stretch from Nocardia wallacei includes:
- a CDS encoding alpha/beta hydrolase: MMTRRTARSLAWLCAAFLAAQPAGLAAADDRPVFGACPDGAVTPDRGAECAVISVPRDYGAADGPRIDLTVSRIRASGERYGTLFTNPGGPGADALDYWARRSPELPAELSEHYDRIAVQPRGLRWATPLECGTAGTQDRGATKAACDAAQPGYVETVTTENTARDMDAVRAALGLDRIDFFGTSYGTYLGAVYASLFPQRIDRMVLDSSVHPDWVWNEQFAQQQLAGKQRLDDLFTWIAAHDGDYHLGATPLRVYENWVRLVVAQGGGWYANLTPPPASTADLPGELPEPIARLARDGFNGSRDQIGQLQNLVRTLASGGMSAQVPLLAATAVATYTRSFWPTFARAMADADANPADTRQLRAIEGVAAIDRTGRNVFSAVTCNENAVPGRPELLGSAAATVASGGNALDARADLVRSGVACADWDPVTTPVPIADRGLATRPLVLQSRHDAVTEYDGGPAMAAALHGALITVEGGDHGTFGRNNPAVDQAVLTYLRTGTVAIDHADQAPMN, from the coding sequence ATGATGACACGACGGACGGCGCGCTCGCTCGCGTGGCTGTGTGCGGCATTCCTGGCGGCGCAGCCGGCGGGTCTCGCCGCCGCCGACGATCGGCCGGTGTTCGGCGCCTGCCCCGACGGCGCGGTGACGCCGGATCGCGGCGCGGAATGCGCCGTGATCTCGGTCCCGCGCGACTACGGCGCGGCCGACGGGCCCCGAATCGACCTGACCGTCAGCCGGATTCGCGCCTCCGGCGAGCGGTACGGCACCCTCTTCACCAATCCGGGTGGTCCGGGCGCGGACGCCCTCGACTACTGGGCGCGCCGCTCGCCGGAGTTGCCCGCCGAGCTGAGCGAGCACTACGACCGGATCGCGGTACAGCCGCGCGGCCTGCGCTGGGCGACACCGCTGGAGTGCGGGACCGCGGGCACACAGGACCGCGGCGCCACCAAGGCCGCGTGCGACGCCGCGCAACCCGGCTATGTCGAGACCGTCACCACCGAGAACACCGCGCGCGATATGGACGCCGTGCGCGCCGCGCTGGGCCTGGACCGCATCGACTTCTTCGGCACCTCCTACGGCACCTATCTGGGCGCGGTCTACGCCAGTCTGTTCCCGCAGCGCATCGATCGCATGGTGCTCGACTCGAGCGTGCACCCGGACTGGGTGTGGAACGAGCAGTTCGCACAGCAGCAGTTGGCGGGCAAGCAGCGCCTCGACGACCTGTTCACCTGGATCGCCGCCCACGACGGCGACTACCACCTCGGCGCGACACCGCTGCGCGTGTACGAGAACTGGGTGCGTCTGGTGGTCGCGCAGGGCGGCGGCTGGTACGCCAACCTGACCCCGCCCCCGGCCTCGACCGCCGACCTGCCGGGCGAGCTGCCCGAGCCGATCGCCCGGCTGGCCCGCGACGGCTTCAACGGCAGCCGCGACCAGATCGGGCAATTGCAGAACCTGGTGCGCACCTTGGCCTCCGGCGGGATGTCGGCGCAGGTGCCGCTGCTGGCCGCGACCGCGGTCGCAACGTATACCCGCTCCTTCTGGCCGACCTTCGCCCGCGCCATGGCCGACGCCGACGCGAATCCCGCCGACACCCGGCAACTGCGCGCGATCGAGGGCGTGGCGGCCATCGACCGCACGGGCCGCAACGTCTTCTCCGCCGTCACCTGCAACGAGAACGCCGTGCCCGGCCGCCCCGAACTGCTCGGCTCGGCCGCGGCCACCGTCGCCTCCGGCGGCAACGCCCTCGACGCCCGCGCCGATCTCGTCCGTTCCGGCGTGGCCTGCGCCGACTGGGACCCGGTCACCACGCCCGTGCCGATCGCCGATCGCGGCCTCGCCACCCGGCCCCTGGTCCTGCAGAGCCGCCACGACGCGGTCACCGAATACGACGGCGGTCCCGCGATGGCCGCGGCTCTGCACGGTGCGCTCATCACCGTCGAAGGTGGTGACCATGGGACCTTCGGCCGCAACAACCCCGCCGTGGACCAGGCCGTGCTGACCTACCTGCGCACCGGCACGGTCGCCATCGACCATGCCGATCAGGCGCCGATGAACTGA
- a CDS encoding sigma-70 family RNA polymerase sigma factor: protein MARSPRYPSDGADTQPSRSRVPALPADDGDPVQAELLRALYDEHGAALWRYTYSLVRDSGRAEDIVQETLLRAWQRPRVLDQSTASARAWLFTVARNMAVDEYRSARHRREYRTDKPPELATPDQADRALDGWLIADALARLSTDHREVIVRAYYRGLSTHQIATELAIPEGTVKSRMHYGMRALRSTLTEMGVTK, encoded by the coding sequence ATGGCGCGTTCACCCCGCTACCCCAGCGATGGGGCCGATACGCAGCCCTCGCGCAGCCGCGTTCCCGCACTGCCCGCCGACGACGGCGATCCGGTCCAGGCGGAATTGCTGCGGGCGTTGTACGACGAGCACGGCGCCGCGCTGTGGCGCTACACCTACAGCCTCGTCCGCGATTCCGGCCGCGCCGAGGACATCGTGCAGGAGACGCTGCTGCGGGCCTGGCAGCGGCCGCGTGTACTCGACCAGTCGACGGCGTCGGCGCGGGCGTGGTTGTTCACCGTGGCCCGCAACATGGCGGTGGACGAGTATCGCAGCGCCCGCCACCGGCGGGAGTACCGCACCGACAAGCCGCCGGAACTGGCGACCCCCGATCAGGCGGACCGCGCCCTGGACGGGTGGCTGATCGCCGATGCGCTGGCCCGGCTCAGCACCGACCACCGCGAGGTGATCGTGCGTGCTTATTACCGTGGCCTGTCGACACATCAGATCGCGACGGAACTGGCCATACCGGAGGGCACCGTGAAGTCCCGGATGCACTACGGCATGCGGGCGCTGCGTTCGACACTGACGGAGATGGGGGTGACGAAGTGA
- a CDS encoding DUF1772 domain-containing protein — protein MLTTTAQVLAVAAVLANGIVYGTDTSAALITRSVFRHLDDASVTKFAGWGHYYGDRRMPFAGAGGVIATVLTIVAAVLAGAGAAAIAAGVALVALVTWLGFYVRVAKPINTAQTAAAQSGVIPANARALQDEWDSILGFRVGLQALAVASLCVALILL, from the coding sequence ATGCTCACCACGACAGCCCAGGTCCTCGCCGTTGCCGCCGTACTCGCCAACGGCATCGTCTACGGCACCGACACGTCGGCCGCCCTCATCACGCGGTCGGTGTTCCGGCACCTCGACGACGCGTCGGTGACGAAGTTCGCGGGCTGGGGCCACTACTACGGAGACCGTCGCATGCCGTTCGCGGGCGCGGGCGGCGTGATCGCCACCGTGCTGACGATCGTGGCCGCCGTCCTGGCGGGTGCGGGCGCGGCGGCGATCGCGGCGGGCGTCGCGTTGGTCGCGCTGGTGACGTGGCTCGGCTTCTACGTCCGGGTCGCCAAGCCGATCAACACGGCGCAGACGGCGGCCGCGCAATCCGGCGTCATTCCCGCGAACGCCCGTGCGCTGCAAGACGAATGGGACAGCATCCTCGGGTTCCGGGTCGGCCTGCAGGCCCTCGCCGTCGCGTCCCTGTGCGTGGCCCTGATCCTGCTGTGA
- a CDS encoding YqgE/AlgH family protein — protein sequence MARAEEHGDRSRRESRHDEQPVRPGTLLVSATELTEPSFRRTVVYIVEHNDAGSLGVIINRPSETAVRDVLPRWADLAAAPGALYLGGPVKRDAALCLATVKVGTGIDRSAGLRRVDGRVALLDLDSDPDVIGPMVEGIRIFAGYAGWTFGQLEGELERGDWIVLSALPSDPIARRTDLWAQVLRRQPLPLSLLATHPIELERN from the coding sequence GTGGCACGCGCAGAGGAACACGGCGACCGCTCCAGACGGGAATCCCGGCACGATGAACAGCCGGTGCGGCCCGGGACGCTGCTGGTCTCGGCTACCGAACTGACCGAGCCGTCGTTCCGGCGCACCGTGGTGTACATCGTGGAGCACAACGACGCGGGCAGTCTCGGTGTCATCATCAACCGCCCCAGCGAAACCGCCGTCCGCGACGTGCTGCCGCGCTGGGCCGACCTGGCGGCGGCGCCCGGCGCGCTGTACCTCGGCGGCCCGGTGAAAAGGGATGCCGCCCTGTGCCTTGCGACGGTCAAGGTCGGCACCGGTATCGATCGGTCGGCGGGCCTGCGCCGGGTGGACGGCCGTGTGGCGCTGCTGGACCTGGATTCCGATCCCGACGTGATCGGCCCGATGGTGGAGGGCATCCGCATCTTCGCCGGATACGCCGGGTGGACGTTCGGGCAGTTGGAGGGCGAGCTCGAGCGCGGCGACTGGATCGTGTTGTCGGCGTTGCCCTCGGACCCGATCGCCCGCCGCACCGACCTGTGGGCGCAGGTGCTGCGCCGCCAGCCGCTGCCGCTGTCCCTGCTGGCCACACATCCGATCGAACTCGAACGCAACTGA
- a CDS encoding winged helix-turn-helix transcriptional regulator produces the protein MSIAIDVVGGKWKLHLMWVLGAGPQRFGQIRRMLDGVSEKVLAENLRHLESAGVVHREIYPEIPPRVEYSLTPRGEELRQALVPLEEWGDRHRDHVLGCELNPV, from the coding sequence ATGTCGATCGCGATCGATGTCGTCGGCGGCAAGTGGAAGTTGCACCTGATGTGGGTGCTCGGCGCGGGGCCGCAACGGTTCGGCCAGATTCGGCGGATGCTGGACGGGGTGAGTGAGAAGGTGCTCGCCGAGAATCTCCGGCATCTGGAGTCGGCCGGGGTGGTGCATCGTGAGATCTATCCGGAGATCCCGCCGCGCGTGGAGTACTCGCTCACACCGCGCGGGGAGGAACTGCGCCAGGCCCTCGTTCCCTTGGAGGAGTGGGGCGACAGGCACCGTGACCACGTCCTGGGCTGCGAACTCAACCCGGTGTGA
- a CDS encoding anti-sigma factor family protein — MTETAHAAEPEGDDYATWDGPYVLGALGRDDRLEYEEHLAVCPSCRAAVAELAGLPGLLGQVDSGVALSFIDPIAGPPERSGAAVPEIPEPPPVALARLADRTRRQRRRGRMVAVAGAVVAAAAAVAVTIPVTASLNEPAAPPPAAEVVAERSMVAVVPSPITASFRLVAVPDGTRVEMSCSYAPSDTRYTWQGSMWVVHADGTQSMIAQWTARPGETVAPNGTTAAAPDQVRSVEIRSAATNQVMLSSSL, encoded by the coding sequence GTGACGGAGACCGCGCACGCGGCGGAGCCCGAGGGCGACGACTACGCGACGTGGGACGGCCCGTATGTGCTCGGCGCCCTCGGCCGCGACGATCGGCTGGAGTACGAGGAGCATCTGGCGGTGTGCCCGTCGTGCCGGGCGGCGGTGGCGGAGCTGGCCGGATTGCCCGGACTGCTCGGGCAGGTGGATTCCGGTGTGGCGCTGTCGTTCATCGATCCGATCGCCGGACCGCCCGAACGGTCGGGTGCGGCGGTTCCCGAGATCCCCGAGCCGCCGCCGGTCGCGCTGGCCCGGCTGGCGGATCGGACCCGGCGGCAACGGCGGCGCGGGCGGATGGTCGCGGTGGCGGGTGCGGTGGTGGCGGCGGCCGCCGCGGTGGCCGTCACGATCCCGGTGACGGCCTCGCTGAACGAGCCCGCCGCGCCGCCGCCCGCCGCCGAAGTGGTGGCCGAGCGCAGTATGGTCGCGGTGGTGCCGTCGCCGATCACGGCCAGTTTCCGGCTGGTCGCGGTGCCGGACGGGACGCGGGTCGAGATGTCGTGCAGTTACGCGCCGTCGGACACCCGGTACACCTGGCAGGGCTCGATGTGGGTGGTGCATGCCGACGGCACCCAGTCGATGATCGCGCAGTGGACCGCCCGGCCCGGCGAGACGGTGGCTCCGAACGGCACCACCGCCGCCGCGCCGGATCAGGTGCGCTCGGTCGAGATACGTTCCGCCGCGACGAATCAGGTGATGCTCAGCAGCAGCCTGTAG
- a CDS encoding GNAT family N-acetyltransferase produces the protein MSTDVRNNTQLDRFEIYVDGGLAGIAEYQDTAAERAFVHTEIYPRYEGSGYGRTLVQGALDASRDEGFGILPMCGMVQHFIETRPEYQSLVPQWARERFGLRR, from the coding sequence ATGTCGACCGATGTGCGCAACAACACGCAGCTCGATCGTTTCGAGATCTACGTCGACGGCGGACTCGCCGGCATCGCGGAATACCAGGACACCGCCGCCGAGCGCGCGTTCGTCCACACCGAGATCTATCCCCGCTACGAAGGCAGCGGCTACGGCCGCACGCTCGTGCAGGGCGCGCTGGACGCCAGCCGCGACGAGGGTTTCGGCATTCTGCCGATGTGCGGGATGGTGCAGCACTTCATCGAGACGCGGCCGGAGTACCAGTCGCTCGTGCCGCAGTGGGCAAGGGAGCGATTCGGCCTGCGGCGCTGA
- a CDS encoding glycerate kinase, with amino-acid sequence MTSGVARRVILAPDKFKGSLTAPEVAGALAAGIERAAPDVEVVAVPVADGGDGTVDAFVAAGWEPVPVRAEGPTGVVGDSVYAVRRGAAGRPTAVIELARVVGLERLPDGQPDPLRASTFGLGRVIAHALDRGVRDIVLGVGGSASSDGGAGMLQALGLRILDAHGEQVPPGGAALARAERVERSGLHPALADTSFTLASDVDNPLLGPHGAVAVFAPQKGADADQRATLEAALANWAKLIDPGCAERPGAGAAGGTGFGAMAVLGAVERPGIDVVLDLIDFRTLVRAAELVVTGEGSLDDQTLRGKAPMGVCAAARAAGIPVVAVAGRCLLSESELRTAGFEAALTLTDLEPDPARSIAHAAPLLERLGATLADRCLRR; translated from the coding sequence ATGACGAGCGGGGTGGCGCGGCGGGTGATCCTGGCGCCGGACAAGTTCAAGGGGTCGTTGACGGCTCCCGAGGTTGCCGGGGCGCTGGCCGCGGGGATCGAGCGGGCGGCGCCGGACGTGGAGGTGGTGGCGGTGCCGGTGGCCGATGGCGGCGACGGGACCGTCGACGCGTTCGTGGCCGCCGGGTGGGAGCCGGTACCGGTGCGGGCGGAAGGGCCTACGGGGGTGGTGGGTGATTCGGTGTACGCGGTGCGGCGTGGTGCTGCCGGGCGGCCCACCGCGGTGATCGAGCTGGCGCGCGTGGTGGGCCTGGAGCGGCTGCCCGACGGCCAGCCGGATCCGTTGCGCGCGAGCACCTTCGGCCTGGGCCGGGTGATCGCGCACGCGCTCGATCGAGGCGTGCGCGATATCGTGCTCGGCGTCGGCGGGAGCGCGTCCAGTGACGGCGGCGCGGGCATGTTGCAGGCGCTGGGGCTGCGGATTCTGGATGCGCACGGCGAGCAGGTGCCGCCGGGTGGCGCGGCGCTGGCCCGAGCGGAGCGAGTCGAGCGGTCCGGCCTGCATCCCGCGCTGGCCGACACCTCGTTCACCCTCGCCAGCGATGTGGACAACCCACTGCTCGGCCCGCACGGCGCGGTGGCGGTCTTCGCACCGCAGAAGGGCGCCGACGCCGACCAGCGCGCCACTCTCGAAGCGGCCCTGGCCAATTGGGCGAAGCTGATCGACCCCGGGTGCGCGGAGCGGCCCGGCGCGGGTGCGGCGGGAGGCACGGGATTCGGCGCGATGGCCGTGCTCGGCGCGGTGGAACGCCCCGGCATCGACGTCGTGCTGGACCTGATCGATTTCCGAACCCTGGTCCGCGCAGCCGAACTGGTCGTCACCGGTGAGGGATCCCTCGATGACCAAACCCTGCGAGGCAAGGCCCCGATGGGCGTCTGCGCCGCCGCCCGCGCTGCCGGAATCCCGGTGGTCGCCGTCGCGGGCCGCTGTCTGCTCTCCGAATCCGAGCTGCGCACAGCCGGTTTCGAGGCGGCCCTCACCCTCACAGATCTCGAACCCGATCCGGCCCGATCCATCGCCCACGCCGCCCCGCTGCTGGAACGCCTGGGTGCCACCCTGGCCGACCGCTGTTTGCGGCGCTGA
- a CDS encoding class I SAM-dependent methyltransferase gives MDNDGPSRTALVTAYARAYHQIADQPRILADPLAARLLDVTVDELNELGRPGESGREEILRLGVGDRPRRLFFAARGRFAEDRVAAAVGAGVRQVVILGAGLDTFAYRHSHSGLRVFEVDHPATQAWKSERLAASGIDLPEGLSFVPVDFETDTLATRLADAGFSRSDSAVFVWLGVVYYLTPDAADGTLDYIARQSGSVEVIFDYLADTDEDRAQLRARAERAAAVGEPWFSYFAPDDIAARLRALGFTDVEDHAATDLIAGYLGDSAEFEGEPPQALRPVRILRASR, from the coding sequence ATGGACAATGACGGACCCAGCCGGACGGCGCTCGTCACCGCCTATGCCCGTGCCTACCATCAGATCGCCGACCAGCCGCGCATTCTCGCCGATCCGCTGGCGGCACGGCTGCTGGATGTCACGGTCGATGAGCTGAACGAATTGGGCCGCCCCGGGGAGAGTGGCCGCGAGGAAATCCTGCGGCTGGGTGTCGGTGACCGGCCGCGCCGCCTGTTCTTCGCCGCTCGCGGCCGTTTCGCCGAGGATCGGGTGGCCGCGGCCGTCGGCGCGGGTGTGCGGCAGGTCGTGATCCTGGGCGCGGGGCTGGATACCTTCGCCTACCGTCATTCGCATTCCGGCCTGCGGGTATTCGAGGTCGACCATCCCGCTACCCAGGCGTGGAAATCGGAACGCCTCGCGGCATCGGGTATCGACCTGCCCGAGGGGTTGTCCTTCGTACCGGTCGACTTCGAAACCGACACGCTGGCAACACGATTGGCGGACGCCGGATTCAGCCGGAGCGATTCGGCGGTATTCGTGTGGCTCGGTGTCGTCTACTATCTGACCCCGGACGCCGCCGACGGCACCCTCGATTACATTGCGCGGCAATCGGGATCGGTCGAGGTGATCTTCGACTATCTCGCGGACACCGACGAGGATCGAGCGCAACTGCGGGCGCGTGCGGAGCGCGCGGCGGCTGTCGGTGAGCCGTGGTTCAGCTACTTCGCTCCCGACGACATCGCCGCTCGATTGCGCGCACTCGGCTTCACCGACGTCGAAGACCACGCCGCTACGGACCTCATCGCCGGGTACCTCGGTGACTCCGCGGAATTCGAGGGCGAGCCACCCCAGGCGTTGCGCCCGGTCCGCATCCTACGAGCGAGCCGCTGA
- a CDS encoding lysophospholipid acyltransferase family protein, protein MRHPEVVLDNCDSVYDFYRDHRQNRVQAMGAYALLARRYRPRISYAEGAREGLRELTSQRRPLLISINHLSQQDPYTVAAAAWRSGLRPVIGRARVLAKDELFIDPDQRRKVEMMGGIPVFRGKDHGIRAVNAAGQRMIDICAERMARGDSVAVFPEGTCNDVDPTRVQAVGSGIGHIAFRAMKLGARPALVSLGLSYGPRPDPTVEPTAEEVKSASFHFGVPMPELPARPAEIARVVREQLQLALDGAVAAY, encoded by the coding sequence ATGCGGCATCCCGAGGTGGTTCTGGATAATTGCGATTCGGTCTACGACTTCTATCGGGACCATCGGCAGAATCGCGTGCAGGCCATGGGCGCGTACGCGTTGCTGGCGCGGCGTTATCGGCCGCGGATCAGCTATGCCGAGGGGGCGCGGGAGGGGTTGCGGGAGTTGACCTCCCAGCGGCGGCCGCTGCTGATCTCGATCAATCACCTGTCGCAGCAGGATCCGTACACGGTGGCGGCCGCGGCGTGGCGCAGCGGGCTGCGGCCGGTGATCGGGCGGGCGCGGGTGCTGGCCAAGGACGAACTGTTCATCGATCCGGACCAGCGGCGCAAGGTCGAGATGATGGGCGGCATTCCGGTCTTCCGCGGCAAGGACCACGGCATTCGCGCGGTGAACGCGGCGGGGCAGCGCATGATCGACATCTGTGCCGAGCGGATGGCCCGCGGCGACAGCGTCGCGGTGTTCCCCGAGGGCACCTGCAACGACGTCGACCCCACCCGGGTGCAGGCGGTCGGCAGCGGGATCGGGCACATCGCGTTCCGGGCGATGAAACTCGGCGCCCGCCCCGCACTGGTCAGCCTCGGACTCAGCTACGGACCGCGACCCGACCCGACCGTGGAACCGACCGCCGAGGAGGTGAAATCGGCCAGCTTCCACTTCGGGGTGCCGATGCCCGAGCTGCCCGCGCGGCCCGCCGAGATCGCCCGCGTGGTCCGCGAGCAACTGCAGCTGGCGCTCGACGGCGCGGTCGCGGCCTACTGA